The nucleotide window CCATCGCAGTTGGCAGCCAAACCGGGCATCTGGGGAGAGTTGGTCGGAGCCGGGGCagcggtggtgctggtgaccttggtggtggtcatcGGGGCAGCCGCGCCGGGCACGTGGACGCAGACGTAATAGTCAAGCCACAGGTTGCTGCACTCTGTATGATAGATCTGTCAGTAACATGTCACTGCACACACTGTAGAGAGATCGAGACATACCAGCGTTGATCTCGGTGTTCCAGGACTTGAACTGCGTGGTGGTGATTCCATTCTTGGAGGCAATGGTATCGCACGAGTCGCCAGAGGCTACCTTGTAGAAGCCATCGCAGTTGGCTGCCAACCCGGGCATAGCAGGGGAGTTGCTAGGGGCAGGGGCGGCGGTAGTCGAGGACGATGTAGAGGTCGAGGAAGAAGTGGTGGAGACCTTGGTGGTAGTGGTCGTCTTGAgcgtggtgctggtgctcgatgacgaggacgaggacgaagacgggGTAGGATCAGCAGTGACAGTGCCGATGACGCAGTAGGTCTTGCTGGTGTCAAGGTTGGGGCAGGTGATGCCAGGGTTCAACTTCTTGAGCTCGTCGACAGACTGCCCCCAGCTGGCAGCGAAGCTCTCGCAAGTCGCGCCGGCATCAGCAGTCGTGGCAAAGGCACAGTCAACAGCACGGGGGGAGAGGGCCCGAGCCGAGACCATGGCGGGGACGAGCCCGGCGGCAAGAACTTGAAGGCGTGTCAGCTGCATCCTGGAGGTGTTGGGACTGGTGAAAAGAGAGTCAAAGGCTGGTGTCCTGAAGCAAAGGAGAGACTCACCAAGATGAAGTTCAAACTGCCATCTTATACATTATTGACTGGATATCCTGCGTGATGCCTAGATGGGATGTGTCGACCACCATGGCTTCTCGATGGCCTGTTCTCAAAGTCCCCAAGTTCACAAAGGCCATGGGCAGACCTGGCTGCCGGAGAGATGACAGTGATCCACCGTCGGTGATATCACGGCTGCTTGCATACGAGGAAGATGTTGGAGAGCAGCCATCGATAGTTTGACTGCATTGCAACGTTGACTTGAAAGCGTTGTAGGCTGTGGAGATTGTCGGTGATGTTCGTCAGATATTGATTGTTACGCAGAAAGGGTCTCGCGCTACCAGCCGATGGCCTCTTTGGGAAGTCAGCCCCGTCAGGTAGGCAAGAGAGGAAGGCTGACAGTCAGCCGGAACCTCGAGTGTCGTGGTATGGGAAATGGATACAGTCATCATCTTCTGGCAAATGTGGTGGTGCGACTGTGCGAGTCGTGAAATGGTTCGGCGGCGTACGATGTGACTTGGTAATTACGGTAGAAGATGGGAGCGTGGATACAATCAACATCGACATCTTTTGGAGAACGGGGTGGTCATGGTGGTGTTTGTTACCACATCCTGCGTATCTGCAAGGTCCTTCGGATCGCGGCTCACCAATCAGCAAGGTCCATCCCGGCCAGGATGCGAATCCTCCACGCCAAGCCTATAGCGCAGCCTTGGCAGGCACAGTAAATCGTCCCCTCCGACCCGACCCACCTCGGCTCTTGCCCGCTGCCCTGCCTAGCATGATCTGTGCTCAGTCTCCACCTTTAAACCCTCTTTCCCTGCAAGGCTGTAGCTGTGCCACTCCTTACCGATTCCATTCATCCTCCGACCAGGTTTCTTCGCCTCTCCCGCCAAGCCGGCTATGCGGCCCCCTGGGCTTGCGGGCGACACGATGGACTGTTTGTGTCGTCAGGGTCGtctactagtgtagtgtagcgtGTCTTGGACTGTTCACCTGATTCGCCTTTGCCAAGATAGCATGATATTGATGGCACCcaccctttctttctttgtttgGACCCTTTGCTAGGTAGTCACCAAACCGTTTCCTCCCTTCTCATCCATCGTCGTGCTTCTTTTCAATCTGACACGCTTTCAGT belongs to Neurospora crassa OR74A linkage group IV, whole genome shotgun sequence and includes:
- a CDS encoding LysM domain-containing protein → MVSARALSPRAVDCAFATTADAGATCESFAASWGQSVDELKKLNPGITCPNLDTSKTYCVIGTVTADPTPSSSSSSSSSTSTTLKTTTTTKVSTTSSSTSTSSSTTAAPAPSNSPAMPGLAANCDGFYKVASGDSCDTIASKNGITTTQFKSWNTEINAECSNLWLDYYVCVHVPGAAAPMTTTKVTSTTAAPAPTNSPQMPGLAANCDGFYKVASGDSCDTIASKNSITTTQFKSWNTEINAECSNLWLGYYVCVHVPGAVTQKPTTTTKATSTAPAATNTPQMPGIVSNCDGYYKVASGDQCSTIAAKYGITTDQFLSYNSYINAQCSNLWVDYYVCVHATPSPLMPGIAGNCKRYHQVKSGDSCSSIASSAGITFNQFRQYNTQVNADCSNLWLGYYVCTGV